One Thermodesulfobacteriota bacterium genomic window carries:
- a CDS encoding lysophospholipase — translation MAPYQPLTGTFTNKDGLEIFHQRWMVDDPRGAVLIVHGLGEHSGRYGHLLETMSGAGVCFFALDHQGHGKSGGKRGHVNDFADYAADIKQYIDQIVKKEAPGLPLICLGHSMGGLIAALFALTHPQDITALILSAPAFVPAVKVPAIQAAAARIISRILPRLTQSNKLCADDLSHDPSTVTAYQADPLVHDRVSTAWFVSFQATAAKCLERAGELTLPLLVVHGTADKMVSAEGSRMFFDKAGSSAKTLKLFGGLFHETMNELPKDRQVVLDVISTWIQARL, via the coding sequence ATGGCACCCTATCAGCCCTTGACCGGCACCTTCACCAACAAAGACGGCCTGGAGATTTTCCACCAGCGCTGGATGGTAGACGATCCGCGCGGGGCCGTGTTGATCGTGCACGGTCTGGGTGAACATTCCGGACGCTACGGCCATCTGCTCGAGACCATGTCCGGCGCGGGGGTCTGCTTCTTCGCCCTGGACCACCAGGGCCACGGGAAATCCGGCGGCAAGCGGGGACATGTCAACGACTTCGCGGATTACGCGGCCGATATCAAGCAGTACATCGATCAGATCGTCAAAAAAGAAGCCCCCGGCCTGCCCCTGATCTGCCTGGGGCACAGCATGGGCGGCCTGATCGCGGCGCTGTTTGCCCTCACCCACCCGCAGGACATCACCGCCCTGATTCTCTCGGCGCCGGCCTTTGTGCCGGCCGTCAAGGTGCCGGCCATTCAGGCGGCCGCCGCCCGGATTATCTCCCGGATCCTGCCCCGCCTGACCCAGAGCAACAAGCTCTGCGCCGATGACCTGTCCCACGACCCGTCAACGGTGACGGCCTATCAGGCCGACCCCCTGGTTCACGACCGCGTTTCCACGGCCTGGTTTGTGTCGTTTCAGGCCACGGCCGCCAAGTGCCTGGAGCGGGCCGGAGAGCTGACCCTGCCCCTGCTGGTCGTTCACGGCACGGCCGACAAAATGGTTTCCGCCGAAGGCAGCCGGATGTTTTTCGACAAGGCCGGCAGCAGCGCCAAAACACTGAAACTGTTCGGCGGGCTCTTCCACGAAACCATGAACGAGCTGCCGAAGGACAGGCAAGTGGTCCTGGACGTCATCTCAACCTGGATTCAGGCAAGGCTTTAA
- a CDS encoding transglutaminase-like domain-containing protein, with protein MSRKTGFIILCLMLAAVPAMAETLLLNGGQQTAIRLHIAQSIGIPETAQKLALNFIQPVNFSSPTYNQTVEKFYVNYSTAPDREEKRTDAHGNDIIEAVWEKPPPKLIATIDLAVNTGVRLEPLTTAAPFPVGEPAPDIVPYLAATAQAPSNNPEIQAKARELTAGAASQFDAVQRILSWVVDNVRYAQLPDQHDALSALRTGKGNCQSFSRLSAALMRAVGIPVRIVTGVTLKQPYEIRLASGGTLVMKNAQGRYAWIEVWFPDLNWMPFDPQGTEMFVGSRFIRMAVGLDCGDAEKHGLIQWSEIKTPPDKQSQDEPPGKRSQEGVPGKLSYTEDISAEFVSDSVKISGRAGGYGPRQRLLCPEVSAEFQKTPLAAGEPEPVQLTAEQMQRLSYVKPFLTGNLEFPEHHDFTDPREPVRQVADGAMETARSFLAETAEYVTAQGNKYAQSFILTEPVKAKNIGLALRNFSADGQIWAELFSDNNGLPDQRLAVSDSLPASGIDRGPGYHWVDFVFGGQDIALSPGRYWLALGFSGGPIINWFFTYGKPSGLMDGTRLQTLFDKNWGHRLAFEFNYRIQGMGTDKPIDK; from the coding sequence ATGAGCAGGAAAACCGGTTTCATCATCTTGTGCCTGATGCTCGCGGCCGTGCCGGCGATGGCGGAGACCTTGCTGCTCAACGGCGGCCAGCAAACGGCCATCCGTTTACATATCGCCCAATCAATCGGCATCCCGGAAACCGCGCAAAAATTGGCGCTGAATTTCATCCAGCCGGTGAATTTCAGCTCGCCGACGTACAACCAGACGGTGGAGAAATTTTACGTCAATTACTCCACCGCGCCGGACAGGGAAGAAAAACGGACCGATGCTCATGGCAACGACATCATTGAAGCCGTCTGGGAAAAACCGCCGCCAAAACTGATCGCGACCATTGATCTTGCCGTCAACACCGGTGTGCGGCTGGAACCGTTGACAACCGCGGCGCCCTTCCCCGTCGGAGAGCCGGCCCCGGACATAGTCCCTTATCTTGCCGCCACCGCCCAGGCGCCGTCCAACAATCCGGAAATTCAGGCCAAAGCGCGGGAACTGACCGCCGGCGCCGCCAGCCAGTTTGACGCGGTTCAGCGAATCCTGTCCTGGGTCGTTGACAACGTGCGCTATGCCCAGCTTCCGGACCAACATGACGCCCTCTCCGCCTTGCGCACCGGCAAAGGCAACTGTCAGAGCTTTTCCCGCTTATCCGCCGCCCTGATGCGGGCCGTCGGCATTCCGGTCAGAATCGTCACCGGCGTGACCCTGAAACAGCCTTATGAGATCCGGCTGGCTTCCGGAGGCACCCTGGTGATGAAGAACGCCCAGGGCCGGTATGCCTGGATAGAGGTCTGGTTTCCGGATTTAAACTGGATGCCCTTTGATCCCCAGGGCACGGAAATGTTTGTCGGCAGCCGGTTTATCCGGATGGCCGTGGGGCTTGACTGCGGCGACGCGGAAAAACACGGCCTGATCCAATGGTCTGAGATAAAGACGCCGCCGGACAAACAGTCACAGGATGAGCCACCGGGCAAACGGTCACAAGAAGGAGTGCCGGGCAAATTATCATACACGGAAGATATCAGTGCCGAATTCGTGTCAGACAGCGTCAAAATATCAGGCCGGGCCGGCGGCTACGGTCCCCGCCAGCGCCTGCTTTGCCCGGAAGTCTCCGCGGAATTCCAGAAAACCCCGCTGGCTGCCGGGGAACCGGAACCGGTTCAACTGACCGCCGAACAAATGCAGCGACTGTCATACGTTAAGCCGTTTTTGACCGGCAATCTTGAGTTCCCGGAGCACCACGATTTTACCGACCCCCGTGAACCGGTCCGGCAGGTCGCCGACGGCGCCATGGAGACAGCCAGAAGTTTCCTGGCGGAAACCGCCGAATATGTCACCGCCCAGGGCAATAAATACGCCCAATCCTTTATCCTGACCGAGCCGGTCAAAGCGAAAAACATCGGTCTGGCCCTGCGCAATTTCAGCGCCGACGGTCAGATCTGGGCGGAGCTTTTCAGCGACAACAACGGCCTGCCGGATCAACGCCTGGCCGTCAGTGACAGCCTGCCGGCCAGCGGAATTGACCGCGGTCCCGGCTACCACTGGGTGGATTTCGTTTTCGGCGGCCAGGACATCGCCCTGTCTCCCGGCCGCTACTGGCTGGCCCTTGGATTTTCCGGCGGACCGATCATCAACTGGTTTTTCACCTACGGCAAACCTTCCGGCCTTATGGACGGTACCCGCCTCCAGACCCTGTTTGACAAGAACTGGGGCCACCGCCTGGCGTTTGAGTTCAACTACCGCATCCAGGGGATGGGGACGGATAAACCGATTGATAAATAA
- a CDS encoding aminotransferase class I/II-fold pyridoxal phosphate-dependent enzyme — translation MNPIAKELNATIEAGNPHILEMLSGIGRELFFPKGILSQSAEAKEKAHTINATIGIAKEGKGIMHLSSVMGMIGGLAPEESITYAPSFGIPGLRKQWQTEIFAKNPGLKGRSISLPVVTCGITHAISIFADVWTNPGDTVLLPDMMWGNYNMILSVRKGVKIAQFKLFDEKGGFNLDAFATRAKELANKDGKLIVLMNFPHNPTGYTAREKEGEDLAAILTGIAESGSNVIVVCDDSYFGLFYEPDVMKESLFAKLCNRHPRLLPIKLDGATKEIYVWGLRVGFITYGCAADSNLAGIFDALEKKTAGCIRGNISNASHLSQTITLKSLQSDSYQKEKKEKYEILKGKAARVKAVLADPKYAAAWDVYPFNSGYFMCIRLKTVNAEKLRVHLLDKYGVGLISIGDHDLRVAFSCIEEKDVQLLFDTVLKGVQELG, via the coding sequence ATGAACCCCATTGCCAAAGAACTGAACGCGACCATTGAAGCCGGCAACCCCCATATACTGGAAATGCTGTCGGGTATCGGCCGGGAACTGTTTTTTCCCAAAGGCATATTGAGCCAGAGCGCCGAGGCCAAGGAGAAAGCCCATACCATCAACGCCACCATCGGCATCGCCAAGGAAGGGAAAGGCATCATGCACCTGTCCTCGGTCATGGGCATGATCGGCGGCCTGGCGCCGGAAGAGTCCATCACCTATGCCCCTTCCTTCGGGATTCCCGGGCTGAGAAAACAGTGGCAAACGGAAATTTTCGCCAAAAACCCGGGCCTCAAAGGCCGGAGCATCAGCCTGCCCGTGGTTACCTGTGGCATTACCCATGCCATCAGTATTTTCGCCGATGTCTGGACCAACCCCGGCGACACGGTGCTGCTGCCGGACATGATGTGGGGCAACTACAACATGATCCTGTCCGTCCGCAAGGGCGTCAAGATCGCGCAATTTAAGCTGTTTGACGAAAAGGGCGGCTTTAACCTGGACGCTTTTGCAACCAGGGCGAAAGAACTGGCCAATAAAGACGGAAAGCTGATCGTGCTGATGAACTTTCCCCATAACCCCACCGGCTATACCGCCCGGGAAAAGGAAGGCGAGGACCTGGCCGCGATCCTGACCGGGATTGCCGAAAGCGGCAGCAACGTCATCGTCGTCTGCGATGACTCCTATTTCGGGCTTTTCTATGAACCGGACGTCATGAAGGAATCCCTGTTTGCCAAACTGTGCAACCGCCATCCCCGGCTGCTGCCGATCAAACTCGACGGCGCCACCAAGGAAATCTATGTCTGGGGGTTGCGGGTGGGATTTATCACCTACGGCTGCGCGGCAGACAGCAACCTGGCCGGGATCTTCGACGCCCTGGAGAAAAAGACGGCCGGCTGTATCCGGGGCAATATTTCCAACGCCTCGCACCTGAGCCAGACCATCACGTTAAAGTCCCTGCAGAGCGACTCCTACCAGAAGGAGAAGAAAGAAAAATACGAGATTCTCAAGGGCAAGGCGGCCCGCGTCAAAGCGGTACTGGCCGACCCGAAATACGCCGCCGCCTGGGATGTCTATCCGTTTAACTCCGGCTATTTCATGTGCATCCGGCTGAAAACCGTCAATGCCGAAAAGCTGCGGGTTCACCTGCTGGACAAGTACGGCGTGGGCCTCATTTCCATCGGGGATCACGACCTGCGCGTGGCCTTCTCCTGCATCGAGGAAAAGGACGTTCAGCTCCTTTTTGACACCGTGTTAAAAGGCGTCCAGGAGCTTGGTTGA